Proteins co-encoded in one Balneolaceae bacterium genomic window:
- a CDS encoding bifunctional lysine ketoglutarate reductase /saccharopine dehydrogenase family protein, giving the protein MNHIGIRHENKYKFERRTPIIPEHVSELISRGISISVEQSEKRVFSDQEYKEAGAEIRENLTEADLIFGVKEMPEDYFEKNKAYLFFSHVIKGQPYNMPMLRNIINSGATLIDYEKIEDQDGQRLIFFGRYAGLAGMINTLWATGQRYKERGVHSPLANLKQTYQYDSLDEARTSIKDVAEKINVHGLPEEMKPLVIAVTGDGNVSNGAMEILDLLPGPYISADELKDGDYDRNQEIIKVNLLVEDYMVPEKDRPFDLQHYINFPDLYSSAIEDYLPNINVLVNGIYWDENYPRLITKEWLSKMDREGILNLAVIGDITCDINGSVECTETATAIEDPVFVYDPLEDSYEMGFEGSGLAVMAVDILPSELPREASIHFSEALKPYIKKMAETDFSVSFEDLSLPAPIKNAVVVHLGKLTPKYSYLENYLDI; this is encoded by the coding sequence ATGAACCATATTGGAATCAGACACGAGAACAAGTATAAATTTGAACGCAGAACTCCAATTATCCCGGAGCATGTTAGCGAACTGATTAGCAGGGGTATCTCAATTTCTGTTGAGCAGTCAGAGAAACGGGTATTTTCTGATCAGGAATACAAAGAAGCGGGAGCGGAAATCAGAGAAAATTTAACGGAAGCTGATCTGATATTTGGTGTGAAGGAGATGCCTGAGGATTACTTCGAGAAGAACAAAGCCTATCTATTTTTCTCTCATGTGATTAAAGGCCAGCCCTACAACATGCCGATGCTTAGAAATATCATCAACAGTGGAGCTACCCTTATCGACTATGAAAAAATTGAAGATCAGGATGGACAACGACTGATCTTTTTTGGCCGCTATGCGGGCCTTGCCGGTATGATCAACACGCTATGGGCAACGGGGCAGCGCTACAAAGAACGCGGGGTCCACTCACCGCTTGCCAACTTAAAACAAACATATCAATATGACTCGCTCGATGAAGCCAGAACAAGTATTAAGGATGTTGCTGAAAAGATAAACGTTCATGGACTGCCTGAAGAGATGAAACCACTGGTAATTGCAGTAACCGGTGATGGCAATGTTTCAAATGGGGCGATGGAAATTCTGGACCTTCTCCCGGGTCCCTATATATCAGCAGATGAGCTGAAAGATGGCGATTATGACCGGAACCAGGAGATCATAAAAGTGAATTTATTGGTTGAAGACTATATGGTACCGGAGAAAGATCGTCCGTTTGATCTTCAGCATTACATCAATTTTCCAGATCTCTACAGTTCAGCAATTGAAGACTATTTGCCAAATATAAATGTACTTGTAAATGGAATTTATTGGGATGAAAACTATCCAAGGCTTATTACAAAAGAGTGGCTATCAAAAATGGATCGGGAGGGAATACTGAATTTAGCAGTAATAGGAGACATTACCTGCGATATTAACGGTTCGGTGGAATGCACGGAAACGGCTACGGCTATAGAAGATCCGGTTTTTGTTTATGATCCTCTTGAGGACAGTTACGAAATGGGTTTTGAAGGCAGCGGCCTGGCGGTGATGGCCGTGGATATTCTTCCGAGCGAACTTCCCAGAGAAGCGTCCATCCACTTTAGTGAAGCTTTAAAACCTTATATCAAAAAAATGGCTGAGACCGATTTTTCTGTTTCATTCGAAGATCTGTCTCTTCCTGCACCGATTAAAAATGCAGTGGTTGTTCACCTCGGTAAACTCACTCCAAAATACAGCTATCTGGAAAACTACCTGGATATTTAA
- a CDS encoding inositol monophosphatase family protein, with amino-acid sequence MISDLDVAKQAAREGVRTIRAYKEKGINIEQKGFHDLITDADIATEKAIIEIIKQYFPDDEILAEESAAEDHLSDSRTWIIDPIDGTTNFAHGFPIYCVSVALWEKKAPKVGIVIEVNRDEEFTAIAGKGAWLNGEKIHVSTKSNHKKAFVGTGFPYNDLSLVDPYLKLFRKLMEELQGIRRPGSAAYDLCCVACGRFDGFYEYSLHIWDLAAAALIIKEAGGVITDWNGGDRWAFGQRIVTGNAEIHSYLLSTIEEMIPDEQRRVINA; translated from the coding sequence ATGATTTCAGATCTTGACGTTGCAAAACAGGCAGCAAGAGAGGGTGTTCGTACCATCAGGGCGTATAAAGAAAAGGGGATTAATATTGAACAAAAAGGATTTCATGATCTGATTACAGATGCAGATATTGCTACTGAAAAAGCGATCATCGAGATAATCAAACAGTATTTTCCCGATGATGAGATTCTGGCCGAGGAATCCGCTGCGGAAGATCATTTAAGCGATTCACGAACATGGATCATAGATCCGATTGACGGAACCACTAACTTTGCACACGGTTTTCCAATCTACTGTGTATCTGTTGCGCTCTGGGAAAAGAAGGCTCCAAAAGTTGGAATTGTGATTGAAGTCAATCGTGATGAAGAGTTTACAGCAATTGCCGGAAAAGGAGCCTGGCTGAATGGGGAGAAGATTCATGTTTCCACAAAGAGCAATCACAAAAAAGCATTTGTAGGCACAGGGTTTCCTTATAATGATCTTTCGCTGGTTGATCCCTATTTAAAACTATTCCGAAAGCTGATGGAAGAACTTCAGGGAATACGCCGGCCAGGTTCTGCTGCATATGATCTTTGTTGTGTGGCTTGCGGCCGATTCGATGGATTTTATGAATATTCACTTCATATTTGGGATCTTGCAGCTGCAGCTCTCATCATTAAAGAAGCAGGCGGTGTTATAACCGATTGGAATGGAGGGGACCGATGGGCGTTTGGTCAGCGAATTGTGACCGGTAACGCTGAGATACACTCGTATCTTTTAAGCACTATTGAAGAGATGATTCCGGATGAGCAGAGAAGAGTAATCAATGCTTAG
- a CDS encoding PKD domain-containing protein — protein MKKLSSIRQIVAIIGVAVLVGLSACDSPTSNNIDNSKDKVEGTETAYSAVKNEKIKNNYIVVFKENVGSVKNSASQIASSTNGKIKYLYENVIKGFALELPEQASSNVLNAIRNNPNVDYIEKDMKVQAFESQTNATWGLDRSDQRNLPLDDVYNYSSTGENITVYIADTGINYSHEDFGGRATLGYDAFGGDGEDCDGHGTHVSGTVGGSQWGIAKNIDLVSVRVLDCSGSGSLSGVIAGIDWITANADGPSVVNMSLGGGASSTLDSAVENSIAAGITYVVAAGNSGDNACNYSPARVPSAITVGSSTSSDTRSSFSNYGSCVDLFAPGSGITSAWIGSTTATNTISGTSMASPHVAGAAALYLFSNSSATPSEVESSLISFATQNIITDSNTENNHLLYTIFDGSGDDGSGENSLPTADFTYTADYLAVQFTDASTDSDGSISSWSWDFGDGATSSSQNPSHTYSQEGSYTVSLTVTDDAGDSDSISKNITVNEQVDEAAPVIDSFSINAYNTGPWNRADVSWSVSDINSNLASLKTELLNGTSVVETLSSSISGETASGLHEHRTRNSADAVRLTVTDSNGNSVSSTKNLDGSDGGDDGGDGENSLPTADFTYSSDFLNVQFSDQSTDSDGSISSWSWEFGDGSTSSTQNPSYTYGQAGTYTVTLTVTDDAGDSDSVSRTVTVEEEDTGDPSEITLNANGYKEKGRWTTDLTWSGATSTNVDIYRDGSVITTTSNSGSYTDNTNFRGGGSLTYQVCESGTTTCSNEVLVSF, from the coding sequence ATGAAGAAACTAAGTAGTATTCGTCAAATTGTAGCGATTATCGGTGTTGCAGTTCTTGTTGGACTGTCGGCATGTGATTCTCCGACTTCAAATAATATTGATAACTCAAAAGATAAAGTAGAGGGAACTGAAACTGCTTATAGCGCAGTAAAAAATGAAAAAATTAAAAACAATTACATTGTTGTATTTAAAGAGAATGTGGGTTCTGTAAAAAATTCAGCAAGTCAAATTGCTTCTTCTACAAATGGAAAAATTAAGTACTTGTATGAAAATGTTATTAAGGGTTTTGCTTTAGAGCTTCCAGAACAAGCCTCTTCAAATGTTTTAAATGCAATTCGAAACAATCCAAATGTTGATTATATCGAAAAGGATATGAAAGTCCAGGCATTTGAAAGTCAAACAAATGCAACCTGGGGTTTAGACCGTTCTGACCAGCGAAATTTACCTCTCGATGATGTTTATAACTACTCATCTACCGGAGAAAATATAACGGTATATATAGCTGATACCGGAATTAACTATTCGCATGAAGATTTTGGGGGTAGAGCTACATTGGGTTACGATGCTTTTGGAGGAGATGGTGAAGATTGTGATGGTCACGGTACTCATGTTTCAGGTACGGTGGGTGGTTCCCAATGGGGAATAGCAAAAAATATTGATTTAGTTTCAGTAAGAGTTCTTGACTGCAGCGGGAGTGGTAGTTTGAGTGGTGTTATAGCCGGAATAGACTGGATTACAGCAAATGCAGATGGACCTTCAGTAGTGAATATGAGCCTTGGTGGTGGAGCATCCTCCACATTGGATAGTGCCGTTGAAAATTCAATTGCTGCCGGAATTACATATGTAGTTGCAGCAGGGAATAGCGGAGATAATGCCTGCAACTACAGTCCGGCACGAGTGCCATCGGCAATTACTGTGGGATCATCCACAAGCTCGGATACACGGTCTTCATTCTCAAATTATGGAAGTTGTGTGGATCTTTTTGCGCCCGGCAGTGGTATTACCTCAGCATGGATTGGCAGCACAACAGCAACTAATACAATAAGTGGTACTTCAATGGCCTCTCCTCATGTTGCCGGAGCGGCTGCTCTCTATCTGTTTTCAAATTCAAGTGCAACACCATCGGAAGTTGAATCTTCATTGATTTCGTTTGCTACTCAGAACATAATTACAGACAGCAATACAGAAAATAACCACCTTCTTTATACAATTTTTGATGGATCCGGGGATGATGGAAGCGGTGAAAATTCATTACCAACGGCCGATTTTACATATACTGCTGATTATTTGGCTGTACAGTTTACTGATGCCAGTACTGATTCTGATGGATCAATTTCAAGTTGGTCCTGGGATTTTGGCGATGGAGCAACATCATCTTCTCAAAATCCATCGCATACATACAGCCAGGAAGGAAGCTACACAGTTTCTCTGACGGTAACCGATGACGCAGGAGATTCAGATTCGATTTCGAAAAATATAACCGTAAATGAACAAGTTGATGAAGCAGCGCCTGTAATCGATTCATTTAGTATAAATGCCTATAACACAGGCCCCTGGAACCGGGCAGATGTTTCCTGGTCAGTTTCTGATATTAATTCTAATCTTGCATCACTTAAAACCGAGTTATTAAACGGTACATCAGTTGTTGAGACTCTCTCCAGTTCCATAAGTGGAGAGACTGCTTCCGGACTTCATGAACACAGGACAAGAAATAGTGCAGATGCTGTTCGTCTTACTGTTACCGATTCCAATGGGAATAGTGTTTCATCAACAAAGAATCTTGATGGTTCAGACGGAGGCGATGATGGTGGAGATGGGGAAAATTCCTTACCGACAGCGGACTTTACATATAGTTCAGATTTCCTGAATGTACAATTTTCAGATCAAAGCACTGATTCAGATGGATCAATTTCCAGTTGGTCATGGGAATTCGGAGATGGGTCAACTTCCTCAACTCAAAATCCATCCTACACATACGGTCAGGCAGGAACCTATACTGTAACATTAACAGTAACGGATGATGCAGGAGACAGTGATTCAGTTTCAAGAACTGTAACTGTTGAGGAGGAAGACACAGGAGATCCATCTGAAATAACTCTGAATGCAAATGGATACAAAGAGAAAGGCAGATGGACAACAGATTTGACATGGAGTGGAGCTACATCAACCAATGTAGATATTTACAGAGATGGTTCGGTGATAACCACTACAAGCAATTCAGGATCATATACGGATAATACAAACTTTAGAGGCGGGGGATCACTTACATACCAAGTATGTGAATCGGGTACTACTACCTGCTCAAATGAAGTATTGGTTAGCTTTTAA
- a CDS encoding Fe(3+) ABC transporter substrate-binding protein codes for MANKTILTIFLGFFFLVSCSESEVVNIYSARHYDTDQHLYDNFTEQTGIEVNLIEGSSDELIERINNEGINSPADVVITVDAGRLWRAKDAGVLQPFESDYLSENIDSEMRDPEGYWVGLSNRVRGIVYNTEAVDTADLEGYWELADEQWEGRICIRSSNNIYNQSLVASLIERHGEEATEEWATNFVNNFARSPQGGDTDQIRAAAAGICDVAIANHYYLARLMQSDTEEDQEVASKVAIYFPPEEHGGAHVNISGAGLAANSPNETNAIRFIEYLATEEAQQYYAIANNEFPVLEGMELPDVLDQFGEFDTDGINVAAYGNNNPIAIRVMDRAGWQ; via the coding sequence ATGGCTAACAAAACTATTTTAACCATCTTTTTAGGATTCTTTTTCCTGGTTTCCTGCTCGGAAAGTGAAGTTGTAAACATCTACTCAGCAAGACATTACGACACAGATCAGCATTTATATGATAACTTTACCGAACAAACCGGTATTGAAGTAAACTTAATTGAAGGTTCAAGTGACGAACTTATCGAACGTATAAATAACGAGGGCATTAACAGCCCTGCTGATGTTGTAATTACAGTTGATGCCGGCCGTTTATGGCGAGCGAAAGATGCGGGTGTACTTCAACCGTTCGAATCAGACTATTTGAGTGAGAATATCGATTCAGAAATGCGAGACCCTGAGGGGTACTGGGTAGGTCTTTCGAATCGTGTAAGAGGTATTGTTTACAATACAGAAGCTGTTGATACCGCAGATCTTGAAGGATATTGGGAACTTGCAGATGAACAGTGGGAAGGACGCATTTGTATTCGATCATCCAATAATATCTATAATCAATCACTTGTAGCCTCTCTGATTGAACGGCATGGTGAAGAAGCCACGGAAGAGTGGGCGACCAATTTTGTAAACAATTTTGCCCGATCTCCCCAGGGCGGAGATACCGATCAAATACGTGCAGCGGCGGCAGGGATTTGTGATGTAGCAATAGCAAATCACTACTACCTGGCTCGTTTGATGCAATCTGATACTGAAGAAGACCAGGAGGTGGCCTCAAAAGTGGCAATCTATTTCCCTCCTGAAGAACATGGCGGTGCTCACGTGAATATTAGCGGTGCAGGACTGGCTGCAAATTCACCTAACGAAACAAATGCTATTCGATTTATCGAATACCTGGCTACAGAAGAAGCACAGCAATACTATGCAATTGCAAATAACGAATTTCCGGTTTTAGAAGGGATGGAACTACCAGATGTGCTCGATCAATTTGGAGAGTTTGATACCGATGGAATAAATGTAGCTGCATATGGCAACAACAACCCAATAGCTATACGGGTAATGGACAGAGCCGGCTGGCAGTAA
- a CDS encoding NAD(P)/FAD-dependent oxidoreductase — translation MEANNLSYDAIIVGSGPNGLAAGIRLALEGYSVKIFEAAGTIGGGMRTKELIRPGYYHDVCSAIHPMAASAPFLKQLPLDDYGLKWIHPKIPAAHPLDSEPAVTLYNDLYKTALHLEADNTLYQKIVEPIEQNWDSLSRDFLGPLKFPNNPLQMGLFGLKALQPATLFQKRFQTERAKALFAGMAAHSILPLDAIATTAIALVFFGTAHTGGWPLPEGGSQSIANAMAGYFESLGGEIETAFPVKSLNQLPSSKAILFDLSPQQVSDIVGDKFPSSYKQKLRKFKKGSGVFKIDYILNEPVPWKDPECRKAGTVHLGGTFDEIAASEKEMDEGGHPENPYVLVTQQSLFDNTRTPNEKETLWAYCHVPNGSTVDMTNAIENQIERFAPGFKDVIDEKVMMNTQDFQNYNANYIGGDINGGRQDITQLFTRPVNLIHPYATPAKGIYICSASTPPGGGVHGMCGYHAANLVLKKEFDRQPSEWKFKI, via the coding sequence TTGGAAGCAAATAATTTATCTTATGACGCGATTATTGTAGGTTCAGGCCCGAACGGTCTTGCGGCCGGAATTCGGCTCGCCCTTGAAGGATATTCAGTAAAAATATTCGAGGCTGCCGGAACTATTGGGGGAGGAATGCGCACCAAAGAGCTAATCAGGCCAGGCTATTATCATGATGTCTGTTCTGCGATTCATCCCATGGCTGCCTCTGCCCCATTCCTGAAACAGTTACCGCTTGATGATTATGGACTGAAGTGGATTCATCCTAAAATTCCAGCCGCTCATCCCCTTGACAGTGAACCGGCTGTTACTTTGTACAACGATCTATATAAAACGGCGCTGCACCTGGAAGCTGATAATACTCTCTATCAAAAAATAGTTGAGCCAATTGAGCAAAACTGGGATAGTTTAAGCAGAGATTTCCTGGGACCCTTGAAGTTTCCAAACAATCCTCTCCAAATGGGACTCTTTGGACTGAAGGCATTACAGCCCGCCACTTTATTCCAAAAACGATTTCAAACGGAGCGAGCCAAAGCACTTTTCGCCGGAATGGCTGCTCACTCGATTCTTCCGCTGGATGCCATCGCCACAACCGCCATTGCTCTCGTATTTTTTGGAACAGCTCATACCGGAGGATGGCCGCTGCCCGAGGGAGGATCACAATCTATTGCAAATGCAATGGCCGGGTATTTTGAATCACTCGGAGGTGAAATTGAAACTGCATTTCCAGTGAAATCTCTGAACCAACTTCCATCATCCAAAGCAATATTATTTGATCTGTCTCCTCAGCAAGTTTCTGATATTGTTGGTGATAAATTTCCATCCTCCTACAAGCAAAAGCTTCGTAAATTTAAAAAAGGATCCGGGGTTTTTAAGATCGATTACATTCTGAACGAGCCTGTTCCGTGGAAAGATCCAGAATGCCGAAAAGCCGGAACTGTTCATCTTGGCGGTACTTTTGATGAAATTGCCGCATCAGAAAAAGAGATGGATGAAGGAGGGCACCCCGAAAACCCATACGTGCTTGTAACCCAACAGAGTTTGTTTGATAATACCCGAACCCCAAATGAAAAAGAAACGCTGTGGGCGTATTGCCATGTCCCAAATGGCTCAACGGTTGATATGACGAACGCAATCGAAAACCAGATTGAGCGCTTTGCTCCGGGTTTTAAAGATGTGATTGATGAAAAGGTGATGATGAACACTCAGGATTTTCAAAACTATAATGCCAACTATATTGGCGGAGATATTAATGGAGGAAGACAAGATATCACACAACTATTTACGCGACCGGTAAATCTCATACACCCTTATGCAACTCCCGCAAAAGGCATTTATATTTGCTCTGCCTCTACTCCACCCGGCGGCGGCGTTCACGGAATGTGTGGTTACCACGCTGCCAATCTCGTACTGAAAAAGGAGTTCGACCGACAACCTTCCGAATGGAAATTCAAGATTTAA
- a CDS encoding iron ABC transporter permease translates to MIRNILEMTRNSEFWPTPGSIKSESGWWNAATIFIALLVAVPVLTVAANIFVPSGDVWQHLASTVLPDYIKNSLILMVGVGAGVFILGVGNAWLVTMCRFPGSKQFNWLLILPMAVPAYLMAYTYTDFLTYTGPLQNMIRDLTGWGLGDYYFPDVRSIGGAIIMMSFVFFPYVYLITRAAFMEQSNSLLEASRSLGASPFQSFYKIALPLARPSISAGMALALMETLNDFGTVDYFGVQTFTTGIYRTWFGLGERAAAAQLAAFLLIFILFLILLERTSRNSMSLKQETTGRYKSLSVYRLTGWKAWGSTIFCTIPVLVGFLFPTLILTDMMIANFDVAVDSRFLEFSFNTVLVALIAGFVALAVALVMAYGARLNPNLLTRTATRIGSMGYAIPGSVIAVGILIPFGWVDNTLDSWMRDTFGLSTGLLLSGTIFALIFAYVVRFLAVAYNTVEASLGKITPSMDEAAEGMGYGFGKILRKIHMPIMSGSLFAAIMLVIVDVIKELPATIIVRPFNFDTLAVQVYRLASDERLAESSGAALAIILVGLVPVFILSRSIAKTRKSEEKE, encoded by the coding sequence ATGATTCGAAATATTCTTGAGATGACCCGGAACAGTGAATTCTGGCCAACTCCGGGATCCATTAAATCGGAGTCGGGCTGGTGGAATGCTGCTACTATTTTTATTGCACTGCTGGTTGCAGTACCGGTTTTAACTGTTGCTGCAAATATCTTTGTTCCAAGCGGAGATGTCTGGCAGCATCTTGCCTCAACTGTTCTCCCCGACTACATAAAAAACTCCTTAATTTTGATGGTTGGTGTGGGGGCCGGCGTATTTATCCTGGGAGTTGGAAATGCCTGGCTGGTAACCATGTGCCGCTTTCCGGGCAGCAAACAGTTTAACTGGTTGTTGATTTTACCCATGGCCGTACCCGCCTACCTGATGGCATATACCTACACTGATTTTCTAACCTACACGGGACCGCTTCAAAACATGATCCGCGACCTGACCGGATGGGGCCTGGGTGATTATTATTTCCCGGATGTGCGATCCATCGGTGGTGCAATTATCATGATGTCATTCGTTTTCTTTCCCTATGTGTACCTGATTACAAGAGCCGCTTTCATGGAACAGTCCAACTCTTTACTGGAAGCCAGCCGAAGCCTCGGAGCATCTCCGTTTCAGAGTTTTTATAAGATTGCACTGCCCCTGGCACGTCCCTCTATTTCAGCGGGAATGGCCCTGGCATTGATGGAAACCCTGAATGATTTCGGAACGGTAGATTATTTCGGAGTGCAAACATTTACAACCGGAATCTACCGAACCTGGTTTGGTTTAGGTGAAAGGGCTGCCGCTGCACAACTTGCGGCTTTCCTGCTCATTTTTATCCTCTTTCTGATATTGCTGGAACGCACAAGCAGAAATAGTATGAGTTTAAAACAGGAGACAACCGGCCGGTACAAAAGCCTTTCTGTTTATCGTCTTACAGGTTGGAAAGCATGGGGAAGTACTATCTTTTGCACCATTCCCGTATTGGTGGGATTTTTATTTCCTACGTTGATTCTTACCGATATGATGATTGCCAATTTCGATGTAGCTGTCGATTCAAGATTCCTCGAATTTAGCTTTAATACGGTTTTGGTTGCTCTCATTGCCGGATTTGTAGCACTGGCCGTTGCTTTAGTTATGGCTTACGGCGCACGTCTCAACCCGAATCTACTCACAAGAACAGCTACACGTATCGGTTCTATGGGATATGCCATACCCGGTTCTGTCATTGCTGTCGGTATTCTTATTCCGTTTGGATGGGTTGATAATACTCTCGATAGCTGGATGCGTGATACATTTGGCCTTTCTACGGGCCTTTTGCTGAGCGGAACGATCTTTGCCCTGATCTTCGCTTACGTCGTTCGGTTTCTCGCTGTTGCTTACAATACAGTTGAGGCGAGTCTTGGAAAGATTACCCCAAGTATGGATGAAGCTGCGGAGGGAATGGGGTACGGATTCGGAAAAATTCTCCGGAAAATTCACATGCCTATCATGTCAGGCAGCTTATTTGCGGCTATCATGTTGGTAATTGTTGATGTCATTAAAGAACTGCCTGCCACAATTATCGTCCGTCCGTTTAATTTTGATACACTTGCTGTGCAGGTATACAGATTGGCATCAGATGAAAGGCTCGCCGAATCTTCCGGTGCAGCACTGGCAATTATTTTAGTCGGGCTGGTACCCGTATTTATCCTGAGCCGCTCGATTGCGAAGACCCGGAAATCAGAAGAGAAAGAGTAG
- the trpE gene encoding anthranilate synthase component I codes for MTFETFSKLAKNYTAIPVSRRMLADILTPVSLFLSIREGASYPFLLESVEGGENLARYSFIGCNPYQVLKVDQEGVNLTGSNGEATLLDESYFDALDRLIHQHSEPKLPELPRLTGGAVGFSSYDTVRDVEYLPDVPDDDLHTPEAIWSFYDEVYAFDHVKQQIVLMKTVFVDDETDLRQAYNSAVESLDRMEKTAVRQVKQGGSFHLDAEHLSSNMEQDKFHSMVEKGKDYIYEGDIFQVVLSQRFEVPFEGDSFTLYRALRMVNPSPYLFYLDFEGFSLVGSSPEVLVRVTDTEVRLLPIAGTRPRGKTHEEDLALEEDLKKDPKEIAEHIMLVDLGRNDLSRVSKSGTVHLERNQSIERFSHVMHIVSDVVGEIAEDKNSVDALMQCFPAGTVSGAPKIRAMEIIDELEPTKRGPYAGAVGYFDFSGNMDTCIAIRTMLVTGDRVYIQAGAGIVADSDPQKEFEETKNKAGALVEALSVALEITT; via the coding sequence ATGACATTCGAAACATTTTCAAAACTTGCAAAAAATTATACGGCAATTCCGGTCTCCAGGAGGATGCTGGCCGATATTCTTACTCCGGTCTCGCTCTTTCTCTCTATCCGTGAGGGAGCCAGCTATCCGTTTTTGTTAGAATCCGTTGAGGGTGGCGAAAACCTTGCTCGTTATTCTTTTATTGGTTGCAATCCATATCAGGTTTTAAAAGTTGATCAGGAGGGCGTAAATCTGACCGGTTCTAATGGTGAAGCGACTCTCCTCGATGAGTCTTACTTTGATGCTCTGGACCGGCTTATTCATCAACATTCAGAACCAAAATTACCTGAGCTTCCACGGTTGACGGGGGGTGCGGTTGGTTTTTCTTCGTACGATACAGTTCGGGATGTAGAATATCTTCCGGATGTTCCTGATGATGACCTCCATACACCCGAGGCAATCTGGTCTTTTTATGATGAGGTCTACGCTTTCGATCACGTCAAACAGCAGATTGTGTTGATGAAAACCGTTTTTGTTGATGACGAAACTGATTTGAGACAAGCGTATAATTCAGCAGTCGAATCCCTCGATCGGATGGAAAAAACAGCTGTTCGTCAGGTTAAACAGGGCGGATCTTTTCATCTGGATGCCGAACATCTTTCAAGTAATATGGAGCAGGATAAATTTCACTCCATGGTGGAGAAAGGCAAAGATTATATTTACGAAGGAGATATTTTCCAGGTGGTTCTGTCCCAGCGGTTTGAGGTTCCGTTTGAGGGCGACAGTTTTACGCTTTACCGCGCGCTTCGGATGGTGAATCCGTCACCATATTTGTTCTATTTAGATTTTGAAGGCTTTTCACTTGTCGGTTCTTCACCGGAAGTATTGGTTCGGGTGACCGATACTGAAGTGAGATTACTCCCTATTGCCGGAACTCGTCCGCGAGGGAAAACCCACGAAGAGGATTTGGCACTCGAGGAAGATCTCAAAAAAGATCCCAAAGAGATCGCGGAGCACATTATGCTTGTTGATTTAGGACGAAATGATCTGTCACGGGTATCAAAATCCGGTACCGTACATCTGGAAAGAAATCAAAGTATTGAGCGGTTTTCTCATGTGATGCACATCGTGTCGGATGTAGTCGGGGAGATCGCTGAGGACAAAAATTCAGTTGATGCATTGATGCAGTGTTTCCCGGCCGGAACAGTCAGCGGTGCACCAAAAATTCGAGCCATGGAGATCATCGACGAGCTTGAACCGACGAAACGAGGTCCATACGCGGGTGCGGTTGGTTACTTCGATTTCTCAGGCAATATGGACACATGCATCGCAATCCGAACCATGCTGGTGACCGGAGATCGCGTGTACATCCAGGCCGGGGCAGGAATTGTGGCTGACAGCGATCCTCAAAAAGAGTTCGAAGAAACCAAAAACAAAGCGGGTGCGTTGGTTGAAGCACTCAGCGTAGCACTCGAAATCACAACATAG